Within the Rhizobium favelukesii genome, the region CGCCCGCGACAAGATCATGGCCTCAAAGACCGATGAGAAGGGCCTCATCATCGTCCATACCGGTAAAGGCAAGGGCAAGTCTTCCTCGGCGTTCGGGATGATTTTCCGGCATATCGCGCATGGAAAGCCCTGCGCCGTCGTGCAGTTCATCAAGGGCGCGATGTGGACCGGCGAGCGCGATCTGATCGAGAAGCACTTCTCCGACATCTGCCAGTTCCACACCATGGGCGAGGGCTTCACCTGGGAGACGCAGGATCGCGCCCGTGATGTCGCCGCCGCATCCGCGGCCTGGGAGAAGGCCAAAGAGCTGATCCGGGACGAGCGCAATTCGATGGTGCTGCTCGACGAGATCAACAT harbors:
- the cobO gene encoding cob(I)yrinic acid a,c-diamide adenosyltransferase, whose translation is MTDETTEPAGHDDARHAEKMAKKKAARDKIMASKTDEKGLIIVHTGKGKGKSSSAFGMIFRHIAHGKPCAVVQFIKGAMWTGERDLIEKHFSDICQFHTMGEGFTWETQDRARDVAAASAAWEKAKELIRDERNSMVLLDEINIALRYDYLDINEVVAFLKTEKPYMSHVVLTGRNAKDELIEIADLVTEMELIKHPFRSGIKGQPGVEF